In Deinococcus maricopensis DSM 21211, one genomic interval encodes:
- a CDS encoding amino acid ABC transporter substrate-binding protein, which yields MNKLLMTGLMLALSGAGAVKVGVLLPLTGSGSVSGQAAQNGYKLALDEINRAGGVLGKPLELEFADDGSNPAKAVPEFVKLVTVDKVDFMAGGVSSATSIAVSGPARQYNTFMAWIGAAAVPVEDAFAGHPYFFHYHPWSYYNFEAILDYFKYLKRTKGAKDIAIAYEDGPFGSAGINDTVAAFKKAGFKVVMTEKFKTGSGNFGPLVSKAKAANPDILYWVGYDTDALPLATEIKQQGLKLGMVYGTPPSWPVGFEKNALADNIAGLSLWLPNSPQAESRKFVAAYKKKFGNVTEEYFAPLAYVNLISLARAINDAGSTDKDKVAAALAKTNMSTPFGPLTFTPSNKTKYQGFKSGNWLHFQFLSDTRSPVYPIKFAQKPIKYGR from the coding sequence ATGAACAAACTGCTGATGACGGGCTTGATGCTCGCGCTGTCCGGCGCGGGCGCGGTGAAGGTCGGCGTGCTCCTCCCCCTCACGGGAAGCGGCAGCGTTTCAGGCCAGGCGGCACAGAACGGGTACAAACTGGCGCTCGACGAGATCAACCGCGCGGGCGGCGTGCTCGGCAAACCCCTCGAACTGGAATTCGCGGACGACGGCAGCAACCCCGCCAAGGCCGTCCCGGAATTCGTGAAGCTCGTGACGGTCGACAAGGTGGACTTCATGGCGGGCGGCGTGAGCAGCGCCACCAGCATCGCCGTGAGCGGCCCCGCCCGGCAGTACAACACCTTCATGGCGTGGATCGGCGCGGCCGCCGTGCCCGTCGAGGACGCGTTCGCGGGGCACCCGTACTTCTTCCACTACCACCCGTGGTCGTACTACAACTTCGAGGCGATCCTCGACTACTTCAAGTACCTCAAGCGCACGAAAGGCGCCAAGGACATCGCCATCGCGTACGAGGACGGCCCGTTCGGTTCGGCCGGCATCAACGACACCGTCGCGGCGTTCAAGAAAGCCGGCTTCAAGGTCGTCATGACTGAGAAGTTCAAGACCGGCAGCGGCAACTTCGGCCCGCTTGTCAGCAAAGCCAAAGCCGCGAACCCCGACATCCTGTACTGGGTCGGGTACGACACGGACGCCCTCCCGCTCGCCACGGAAATCAAGCAGCAGGGCCTGAAGCTCGGCATGGTGTACGGCACGCCGCCCTCCTGGCCGGTCGGCTTCGAGAAGAACGCCCTCGCGGACAACATCGCCGGCCTGAGCCTGTGGCTGCCGAACAGCCCGCAGGCGGAAAGCCGCAAATTCGTCGCCGCGTACAAGAAGAAATTCGGGAACGTCACCGAAGAGTACTTCGCGCCGCTCGCGTACGTGAACCTCATCAGCCTCGCGCGCGCCATCAACGACGCCGGCAGCACCGACAAGGACAAGGTCGCCGCCGCCCTCGCCAAAACGAACATGAGCACGCCGTTCGGCCCGCTGACGTTCACGCCCAGCAACAAAACGAAGTACCAGGGGTTCA
- a CDS encoding alpha/beta fold hydrolase, which translates to MTATTTHTFTFETTHALGGPAPLPVRLQVETYGTLNAARDNAVLVCHYYTGTMHAAGGGHTPGWWDALIGDDLAVDTRRYFVVCMNTPSNVQALDPRVVTTGPDSPDVHGRRYGERFPAWDLGDLFELQCALMRHLRVPAWHAVLGPSFGGIQALQWAARAPQLAPRVGALVASPYAGPVLQQAFLPTLWEVARAGGVEGALRLISFYGLGAEGVRQWFEQEDFAAYVRARGGAASLAHILDIGRVVGTHDLRCIAPPEALFERWRAHGTRLLSVNVLSDLFFPASEMRAFARAAAAAGVAHTHVEVDSDLGHLACLHEPEKFAPHLRALLSQ; encoded by the coding sequence GTGACCGCCACCACCACCCACACCTTCACGTTCGAGACGACGCACGCCCTCGGTGGTCCCGCGCCCCTGCCGGTGCGCCTGCAGGTCGAGACGTACGGCACCCTGAATGCCGCGCGCGACAACGCCGTGCTGGTCTGCCACTACTACACCGGCACCATGCACGCCGCGGGGGGCGGCCACACGCCCGGCTGGTGGGACGCGCTGATCGGCGACGACCTCGCCGTGGACACCCGCCGGTACTTCGTGGTGTGCATGAACACGCCGTCGAACGTGCAGGCGCTCGACCCGCGCGTCGTGACGACCGGCCCGGACTCGCCCGACGTGCACGGCCGGCGGTACGGCGAGCGCTTCCCCGCGTGGGACCTGGGGGACCTGTTCGAGCTGCAGTGCGCGCTGATGCGGCACCTGCGCGTGCCCGCGTGGCACGCGGTGCTCGGGCCGAGCTTCGGGGGCATTCAGGCGCTGCAGTGGGCGGCGCGCGCGCCGCAGCTCGCGCCGCGCGTGGGCGCGCTGGTCGCCAGTCCGTACGCCGGGCCGGTCCTGCAGCAGGCGTTCCTGCCGACGCTCTGGGAGGTCGCGCGAGCGGGCGGGGTGGAGGGCGCGCTGCGGCTCATCAGCTTCTACGGGCTGGGCGCGGAGGGCGTGCGGCAGTGGTTCGAGCAGGAGGACTTCGCGGCGTACGTGCGGGCCCGTGGGGGCGCGGCGAGCCTCGCGCACATCCTGGATATCGGGCGGGTGGTGGGCACGCACGACCTGCGGTGCATCGCGCCGCCCGAGGCGCTGTTCGAGCGGTGGCGGGCGCACGGGACGCGGCTGCTGAGCGTGAACGTCCTCAGCGACCTGTTCTTTCCCGCGTCGGAGATGCGGGCGTTCGCGCGTGCGGCGGCGGCGGCGGGCGTGGCGCACACGCACGTGGAAGTGGACAGCGACCTCGGGCACCTCGCGTGCCTGCACGAACCGGAGAAGTTCGCGCCACACCTCCGGGCGCTGCTGAGTCAATAG
- a CDS encoding CoA transferase subunit A, whose translation MTKVYESGRAALSDVVHDGQLIAVGGFGLCGIPEALITALRDTGARDLTVASNNAGVTDFGLGVLLHTRQIRKMISSYVGENAEFERQYLAGELDVEFTPQGTLAERLRAGGAGIPAFYTKTGVGTPVADGKPTAEFDGETYLLERAIRADVALVKAWRGDRAGNLIYRKTARNFNPMVATCGRVTIAEVEELVEVGELDPDQIHTPGIFVQRVVHHPTPEKRIEQRTVRH comes from the coding sequence GTGACCAAGGTGTATGAGAGTGGGCGGGCGGCGCTGTCGGACGTGGTGCACGACGGGCAGCTCATCGCGGTGGGCGGCTTCGGGCTGTGCGGCATTCCCGAAGCGCTCATCACCGCGCTGCGCGACACCGGCGCGCGCGACCTCACCGTCGCCAGCAACAACGCCGGCGTCACCGACTTCGGCCTGGGCGTGCTGCTGCACACCCGCCAGATCCGCAAGATGATCAGCAGCTACGTCGGCGAGAACGCCGAATTCGAACGCCAGTACCTCGCCGGCGAACTCGACGTGGAATTCACCCCGCAGGGCACCCTCGCCGAGCGCCTGCGGGCCGGCGGTGCCGGCATTCCCGCCTTCTACACCAAAACCGGCGTGGGCACCCCGGTCGCCGACGGCAAACCCACCGCGGAGTTCGACGGTGAAACGTACCTGCTGGAGCGCGCCATTCGCGCGGACGTCGCCCTGGTCAAGGCCTGGCGGGGCGACCGCGCCGGGAACCTGATTTACCGCAAGACCGCCCGCAACTTCAACCCGATGGTCGCCACCTGCGGGCGCGTCACCATCGCCGAAGTCGAGGAGCTCGTCGAGGTTGGCGAACTCGACCCGGACCAGATTCACACGCCGGGCATCTTCGTGCAGCGCGTCGTCCACCACCCCACCCCCGAGAAACGCATTGAGCAGCGGACGGTGCGTCACTGA